A window of Nocardia arthritidis genomic DNA:
ACGCCAGGCCCTGCGCCGACTGCACATCGCCGGTGGCCAGCCCGATCGCGATGAACACCCAGGTGAACGCGACCGCGGTGAGCAGACACAGCCCGAGCATCGCCACGGTGCTCGTAACTCCTTGGTGCGTACGGAAACCCACCGCGAACGCGATCGCGGCCGTTACCAGGAGTACGAATGTGGTCAGCGCATGCGCGCCGAGCGCGCGCCCGAGCAGTACGGCGATCCGCGGCATCGGCAGCGAGCGGAATCTGTCGATGACGCCGCGCTGCAGATCCTCCGCCATCGCCGCCCCGACGCCCATCACCGAGAAGACCATTCCGACGGTGAGAATGCCCGGCACCATGAAGTCGACGTAGCGCAGCCCGCCCGCCGCGATGGCGCCGCCGAATACATAGCGGAAGATCAGCAGGAACACCACGCTCTGCAGCACCGCCATCACGATCACCGGCGGGTTGCGCACCGTCATCAGCAGCACTCGCCGCGCGATGGCCCCGGTGGCGGCAACGGGATTCGCGCGCCGCGCCACCGGATGGTCGAGTGACGCCGCGGTCATCGCCGCACCCCTGGCCGCGAAAATCG
This region includes:
- a CDS encoding ABC transporter permease, whose product is MTAASLDHPVARRANPVAATGAIARRVLLMTVRNPPVIVMAVLQSVVFLLIFRYVFGGAIAAGGLRYVDFMVPGILTVGMVFSVMGVGAAMAEDLQRGVIDRFRSLPMPRIAVLLGRALGAHALTTFVLLVTAAIAFAVGFRTHQGVTSTVAMLGLCLLTAVAFTWVFIAIGLATGDVQSAQGLAFLVLPLSFVSSAYVPVDTMPGWLRVFAEHQPLTVIIEANRYLTQGAAGLHGFGHAGGYYVVAALAWCLGILGIAIIAALALFRRR